Proteins from a genomic interval of Medicago truncatula cultivar Jemalong A17 chromosome 3, MtrunA17r5.0-ANR, whole genome shotgun sequence:
- the LOC11428168 gene encoding alpha-1,3-mannosyl-glycoprotein 2-beta-N-acetylglucosaminyltransferase, with protein MAKFWCDFRFLLFVAALVFIYIQMRLFASQSQYADRLAAAIEAENHCTAQIRSLIDQISLQQGRILDLQQERNRREQECSQIKSLVQDLERKDVRRLIDKVQVPVAAVVIMACNRADYLERTINSVLKYQRPISSRFPLFVSQDGSNSDVKRKALSYDELSHMQHLDFEPVQTERPGELIAYYKIARHYKWALGQLFDKHNFNRVIILEDDMEIAPDFFDYFEAMATLLDKDKSIMAVSSWNDNGQKQFVHDPYELYRSDFFPGLGWMLARSTWDELSPKWPKAYWDDWLRLKENHKGRQFIRPEVCRTYNFGEHGSSLGQFFKQYLEPIKLNEVQVDWKSMDLSYLLEDKYVIHFANIIKKAKPVSGADFAQKARNIDGDVRIKYKDQWDFENIAQQFGIFQEWKDGVPRTAYKGVVVFRYQTTKRIFLVGPESLKLLQIE; from the exons ATGGCGAAATTTTGGTGTGATTTTCGGTTTCTTCTCTTTGTTGCAGCCTTGGTGTTCATCTACATCCAG ATGAGACTTTTCGCATCACAATCACAATATGCTGATCGCCTCGCTGCTGCT ATTGAAGCTGAAAATCACTGTACAGCTCAAATCCGATCACTCATTGATCAGATTAGCTTGCAACAAGGACGCATTCTCGACTTACAACAAGAAAGGAACCGTCGAGAGCAAGAATGTAGCCAAATCAAGTCTCTTGTTCAAGATCTTGAAA GAAAAGATGTACGAAGGCTGATTGATAAAGTCCAG GTTCCAGTGGCAGCTGTTGTCATCATGGCATGTAATCGTGCTGATTACCTGGAGAGGACTATCAATTCTGTATTGAA ATATCAAAGGCCCATTTCTTCAAGATTTCCTTTATTTGTATCACAG GATGGATCAAATTCAGACGTCAAAAGAAAGGCTCTGAGCTACGATGAGCTATCTCATATGCAG CACTTAGATTTTGAGCCGGTTCAAACTGAAAGGCCAGGAGAGTTAATTGCTTACTATAAGATTGCAC GTCATTACAAGTGGGCTCTTGGTCAACTGTTCGACAAGCATAACTTCAACAGAGTCATCATTCTCGAAG ATGACATGGAAATAGCACCTGATTTCTTTGATTATTTTGAAGCTATGGCAACTCTCCTTGACAAGGATAA GTCCATTATGGCTGTTTCGTCATGGAATGACAATGGACAGAAGCAGTTTGTACATGATCCAT ATGAACTTTATCGCTCGGACTTCTTTCCTGGACTAGGATGGATGCTGGCTAGATCTACATGGGATGAACTATCACCAAAATGGCCGAAGGC CTACTGGGACGATTGGTTGAGATTAAAAGAGAATCACAAAGGACGACAATTTATCCGACCCGAAGTATGCAGAACATATAATTTTGGAGAACAT GGCTCTAGTTTGGGACAGTTTTTTAAGCAATATCTTGAGCCAATCAAGCTGAATGAAGTCCAG GTCGACTGGAAGTCAATGGACTTGAGCTATTTGTTGGAG GACAAATATGTTATACACTTCGCCAACATTATTAAAAAAGCTAAACCTGTCTCTGGAGCAGACTTCGCTCAGAAGGCACGCAATATAGACGGTGATGTGCGTATAAAGTATAAAGATCAGTGGGACTTTGAAAACATTGCTCAACAATTTGGTATATTTCAAGAGTGGAAG GATGGTGTGCCTAGGACAGCTTATAAAGGAGTAGTCGTTTTCAGATATCAAACCACGAAGCGTATATTCCTTGTTGGCCCAGAATCTTTGAAGCTACTTCAGATTGAATAA
- the LOC11418231 gene encoding monosaccharide-sensing protein 2: MSGAVIVAVAAAIGNLLQGWDNATIAGSILYIKREFQLQSEPTVEGLIVAMSLIGATVVTTCSGALSDLFGRRPMLIISSLLYFLSSLVMFWSPNVYILLFARLLDGLGIGLAVTLVPLYISEIAPPEIRGSLNTLPQFAGSAGMFFSYCMVFGMSLTKAPSWRLMLGVLSIPSLIYFALTLLLLPESPRWLVSKGRMLEAKKVLQRLRGCQDVAGEMALLVEGLGVGGDTSIEEYIIGPDNELADEEDPSTGKDQIKLYGPEHGQSWVARPVTGQSSVGLVSRKGSMANPSGLVDPLVTLFGSVHEKLPETGSMRSTLFPHFGSMFSVGGNQPRNEDWDEESLAREGDDYISDAAAGDSDDNLQSPLISRQTTSMDKDMPLPAQGSLSNMRQGSLLQGNAGEPVGSTGIGGGWQLAWKWSEQEGPGGKKEGGFKRIYLHQEGGPGSIRASVVSLPGGDVPTDGDVVQQAAALVSQPALYNKELMHQQPVGPAMIHPSETAAKGPSWNDLFEPGVKHALFVGVGLQILQQFSGINGVLYYTPQILEQAGVGYLLSNLGLSSTSSSFLISAVTTLLMLPCIAVAMRLMDISGRRTLLLTTIPVLIVSLFILVLGSLVDLGDTANASISTISVVVYFCSFVMGFGPVPNILCAEIFPTRVRGLCIAICALTFWICDIIVTYSLPVMLNSVGLGGVFGLYAVVCCIAWVFVFLKVPETKGMPLEVIIEFFSVGAKQIDAAKHNCGQA, translated from the exons ATGAGCGGAGCTGTTATTGTTGCTGTTGCCGCTGCTATCGGTAATTTACTCCAAGGATGGGATAATGCCACTATTGCAG GATCTATTTTATACATAAAGAGGGAATTTCAATTACAAAGTGAACCCACAGTCGAAGGTCTAATTGTGGCCATGTCACTTATAGGAGCCACCGTTGTTACTACATGCTCTGGAGCCCTATCAGACTTGTTTGGACGACGCCCCATGTTGATCATCTCCTCCctcctttattttcttagttCTCTTGTCATGTTTTGGTCTCCAAATGTTTATATCCTCCTCTTTGCAAGACTTTTAGATGGTCTCGGAATTGGTTTGGCAGTTACCTTGGTACCTCTTTACATATCCGAGATTGCCCCTCCTGAGATTAGAGGATCACTCAATACACTTCCTCAGTTCGCCGGTTCTGCTGGTATGTTTTTCTCCTACTGTATGGTCTTTGGGATGTCACTAACCAAGGCTCCAAGCTGGAGGCTTATGTTGGGTGTTCTTTCAATCCCctcccttatttattttgcactCACACTATTGTTATTGCCCGAGTCTCCAAGATGGCTTGTCAGTAAAGGCCGAATGCTTGAGGCTAAGAAAGTTTTGCAGCGCCTTCGTGGATGCCAAGATGTTGCTG GTGAGATGGCTTTACTAGTGGAGGGTCTTGGAGTCGGGGGTGATACATCCATAGAAGAGTACATAATTGGTCCGGATAACGAATTAGCCGATGAAGAGGATCCATCTACCGGTAAAGATCAGATCAAGTTGTATGGGCCCGAACATGGTCAGTCCTGGGTTGCCAGACCTGTCACTGGACAGAGTTCCGTTGGCCTTGTATCTAGGAAAGGTAGCATGGCAAATCCGAGTGGTCTAGTGGATCCTTTGGTGACCCTATTTGGCAGTGTTCATGAGAAGCTCCCGGAGACTGGAAGCATGCGAAGCACTCTTTTTCCACACTTTGGAAGCATGTTCAGTGTTGGGGGAAATCAGCCTAGGAATGAAGACTGGGATGAAGAAAGTCTTGCCAGAGAGGGTGATGACTATATCTCTGATGCCGCTGCCGGTGATTCCGATGACAATTTACAGAGTCCGTTGATCTCACGTCAAACAACTAGTATGGACAAGGACATGCCTCTTCCTGCCCAGGGTAGCCTTTCAAACATGAGGCAAGGTAGTCTTTTACAAGGGAATGCAGGAGAACCTGTTGGGAGTACTGGAATTGGTGGTGGTTGGCAGTTAGCTTGGAAATGGTCTGAACAAGAAGGTCCAGGTGGAAAGAAGGAAGGTGGTTTCAAGAGAATATATTTACACCAAGAGGGTGGTCCTGGATCTATACGTGCGTCTGTCGTTTCACTTCCTGGCGGTGATGTGCCAACAGATGGTGATGTTGTACAGCAGGCTGCTGCTCTTGTGAGTCAACCAGCTCTTTATAACAAGGAGCTCATGCATCAACAGCCAGTTGGACCTGCTATGATTCATCCATCTGAAACAGCTGCAAAAGGGCCAAGTTGGAATGATCTTTTTGAACCGGGGGTGAAGCATGCATTGTTTGTAGGAGTGGGACTTCAAATTCTTCAGCAG TTCTCTGGTATAAATGGAGTCCTCTACTATACACCACAAATTCTTGAGCAGGCAGGTGTTGGATATCTTCTTTCAAACCTGGGCCTTAGTTCTACTTCATCATCTTTTCTAATTAGTGCAGTGACAACCTTGTTGATGCTTCCTTGTATAGCTGTTGCCATGAGGCTCATGGATATTTCTGGGAGAAG GACTTTGCTGCTCACTACAATCCCTGTCTTGATAGTATCTCTTTTCATATTAGTCCTAGGGAGCCTTGTGGATTTGGGCGACACTGCAAATGCGTCTATCTCAACCATTAGCGTTGTTGTCTATTTCTGTTCCTTTGTCATGGGATTTGGGCCAGTTCCTAATATACTTTGTGCTGAGATCTTCCCAACTCGAGTTCGTGGTCTTTGCATTGCCATTTGTGCTCTTACCTTTTGGATATGTGACATCATTGTCACCTATTCACTCCCAGTTATGCTGAATTCTGTAGGCCTTGGCGGTGTTTTTGGTTTGTACGCAGTTGTGTGCTGCATAGCTTGGGTGTTTGTGTTCTTGAAAGTTCCAGAAACCAAAGGCATGCCACTGGAAGTGATCATTGAGTTCTTCTCTGTCGGAGCAAAACAGATTGACGCGGCCAAGCATAACTGCGGCCAAGCATAA
- the LOC11433907 gene encoding uncharacterized protein, producing MVQQGIDSRFCEYNLGNSKMDLPNGDKQLVILKKTSLKDLQNDNKNMVPTSVGNSSFLKDKDPGTDSNRATGTKRPSSDYPVIHHLQQSPGNNAANGHLVYVRRKSEGEMSKSTAFENTSINGCCPHSRQLYCEEETAQPKPQIKEPKVSCLPAFSPFPMASSISTSGKPSIPISLGRSGMMLTPVESNYVAASSGHTIGNPKVFKNVHWEEQYQHLQMLLRKLDQSDQAEYIQMLQSLSSVELSRHAVELEKRSIQLSLEEAKELQRVAVLNVLGKSAKNFKAPADHDEYSDKLKTLS from the exons ATGGTTCAACAAGGTATAGATTCTAGATTTTGTGAATATAATTTGGGCAATTCTAAAATGGATTTGCCCAATGGCGATAAACAATTGGTTATTTTGAAGAAGACATCATTGAAAGATCTGCAGAATGATAACAAAAACATGGTGCCAACCTCTGTTGGAAACTCTTCATTCTTAAAGGATAAGGATCCTGGTACTGATTCTAACAGAGCTACTGGCACCAAGAGACCCTCGTCTGACTACCCAGTGATCCACCATCTCCAACAATCTCCAGGCAATAATGCTGCAAATGGACATCTTGTGTATGTCCGTAGAAAATCAGAAGGAGAAATGAGCAAAAGCACTGCTTTTGAAAATACTAGTATTAATGGTTGTTGTCCTCATTCAAGGCAACTTTATTGTGAGGAGGAGACTGCTCAACCAAAACCTCAGATAAAGGAGCCAAAGGTTTCCTGTTTGCCAGCATTTTCACCTTTTCCTATGGCATCTTCAATAAGCACATCTGGAAAGCCTTCGATTCCTATTTCGCTTGGGAGGTCTGGCATGATGTTGACACCAGTCGAGTCCAATTATGTGGCAGCTTCTTCTGGACATACCATTGGAAATCCTAAGGTATTTAAAAATGTGCACTGGGAGGAGCAATATCAACACTTGCAGATGCTTTTAAGGAAATTGGACCAATCAGACCAAGCAGAATACATCCAAA TGCTTCAATCTTTGTCTTCGGTTGAACTTAGCAGACATGCTGTTGAGTTAGAGAAGAGATCAATTCAGCTTTCACTTGAGGAAG CAAAAGAATTACAACGTGTTGCTGTTTTAAATGTATTGGGAAAATCAGCGAAGAACTTCAAAGCACCAGCGGATCATGACGAGTATTCAGACAAGTTAAAGACATTGTCATGA